From Amycolatopsis cihanbeyliensis, a single genomic window includes:
- a CDS encoding S1 family peptidase, with protein MTRRMTPFRLVAAAALALTATSGLTATSAVAEPELSQGLAAAMQRDLGLTEQQARTRLAREADAARQAPAAREAAGGAFGGSWFDPDKGTLVVGLTDPARAEAVRATGAQPVPVSTSAAELDTAKAAIDALAPAPEGVSSWHADHRSGKVVLNVRAGASGPRLDDFLAAAREAGPVTVRTAPTAEAPRTFAAGVVGGDPYYINGNTRCSIGFAVHGGFVSAGHCGGAGSSVVGWDGSTMGHFAGSSFPGNDYSFIRTGHGWWTVPVVLGWGTEPDRLVRGSWEAPVGSSVCRSGSTTHWHCGTVLAKNETVNYEQGAFHGATKTSVCAEPGDSGGSFITGDQAQGVTSGGWGNCSSGGQTWFQPVNEILSAYNLQLHTA; from the coding sequence ATGACGAGACGCATGACCCCGTTCCGCCTGGTCGCGGCCGCGGCCCTGGCACTCACCGCGACCAGCGGACTCACCGCGACCTCCGCCGTGGCGGAGCCGGAACTGTCCCAGGGGCTGGCCGCGGCCATGCAGCGTGACCTGGGACTGACCGAGCAGCAGGCCCGTACCCGGCTGGCGCGGGAGGCGGACGCCGCCCGCCAGGCACCCGCCGCGCGCGAGGCCGCGGGCGGTGCCTTCGGCGGTAGCTGGTTCGATCCGGACAAGGGCACCCTGGTGGTCGGCCTGACCGATCCGGCACGGGCCGAGGCCGTCCGGGCCACCGGGGCACAGCCGGTCCCGGTCTCGACCAGCGCGGCCGAGCTGGACACCGCCAAGGCCGCGATCGACGCGCTGGCCCCGGCGCCGGAAGGCGTCAGCAGCTGGCACGCGGATCACCGGTCCGGCAAGGTCGTGCTCAACGTGCGGGCCGGCGCCTCCGGCCCACGGCTGGACGACTTCCTCGCGGCCGCCCGCGAAGCCGGCCCAGTCACCGTGCGCACCGCCCCCACCGCCGAGGCCCCGCGGACCTTCGCGGCCGGGGTGGTCGGCGGCGATCCCTACTACATCAACGGGAACACCCGCTGCTCCATCGGCTTCGCGGTGCACGGCGGGTTCGTCAGCGCGGGCCACTGCGGTGGTGCCGGCAGCTCGGTGGTCGGCTGGGACGGATCGACCATGGGCCACTTCGCGGGCTCGTCCTTCCCCGGCAACGACTACTCCTTCATCCGGACCGGGCACGGCTGGTGGACGGTTCCGGTGGTCCTCGGCTGGGGTACCGAGCCGGACCGCCTCGTCCGTGGCTCCTGGGAGGCACCGGTCGGTTCCTCGGTCTGCCGTTCCGGTTCGACCACGCACTGGCACTGCGGAACCGTCCTGGCCAAGAACGAGACCGTGAACTACGAGCAGGGCGCCTTCCACGGCGCCACCAAGACCAGCGTCTGCGCCGAGCCGGGCGATTCCGGCGGCTCGTTCATCACCGGTGACCAGGCGCAGGGCGTCACCTCCGGCGGGTGGGGTAACTGCTCCAGCGGTGGCCAGACCTGGTTCCAGCCCGTGAACGAGATCCTCTCCGCCTACAACCTGCAACTCCACACCGCCTGA
- a CDS encoding thiamine pyrophosphate-requiring protein, which translates to MSAPWYTTSTAFLEALTEVGVRYVFANLGSDHSGLIEAYARARAGGTVDRFPELVLCPHESVAFSAAQGYAQATGQAQAVLVHVECGTQNIGGMLHNAAKGRVPVLVFAGASPVTQYGEHTGSRDEFIQWMQDVHDQRGLVRGYTKYDYEIRVADNVKQIVHRAAQIATSDPAGPVYLVGAREVMEQRLEPASADRPEYALDRYTPVEPAALAPDTVRAVGAALAGAERPVIVTSYLGRDREAVPALVDLAERLAAPVIESVPMWLNFPADHPLHGGHQWNIPERNPLLAAADVVLVLGSDVPWIPVRNRPAAGARVFVVDIDPLKEQMPLWHVPAEVFARADLGTATRQLTEFLDEPGRLDAHAVRERLAAASAGRQRHLRELIAREQPDPEVITPEYLLGCLREELAAVDGETIVLTEAITNYLPVSEHLRRERPGGLIGSGGGSLGWYAGAAIGVKLARPDALVISVVGDGTYLFGVPASAQWTARRYGVPSLTVILDNEGWQAPKVSALGVHPEGAAAAADDFGVGFAPGADLPAVAAAAGGALARTVDDPADLPAALEEVVETVRSGRSAVLAARLAPVEDPARRAGRDTGPAAP; encoded by the coding sequence ATGAGCGCACCGTGGTACACCACCAGCACGGCATTCCTGGAGGCGTTGACCGAGGTCGGCGTGCGCTACGTGTTCGCCAACCTCGGCAGCGACCACTCCGGCCTGATCGAGGCCTACGCGCGGGCGCGAGCCGGGGGCACCGTGGACAGGTTCCCCGAGCTCGTGCTCTGCCCGCACGAGAGCGTGGCCTTCTCCGCGGCGCAGGGGTACGCCCAGGCCACAGGCCAGGCCCAGGCGGTGCTCGTGCACGTGGAATGCGGCACCCAGAACATCGGCGGCATGCTGCACAACGCCGCGAAAGGCCGGGTGCCGGTGCTGGTGTTCGCCGGTGCCTCGCCGGTCACCCAGTACGGCGAGCACACCGGGAGCAGGGACGAGTTCATCCAGTGGATGCAGGACGTGCACGACCAGCGCGGCCTCGTGCGCGGGTACACCAAGTACGACTACGAGATCCGCGTCGCGGACAACGTCAAGCAGATCGTGCACCGCGCGGCGCAGATCGCGACCAGCGACCCGGCGGGACCGGTCTACCTGGTGGGTGCGCGGGAGGTGATGGAGCAACGGCTGGAGCCGGCATCGGCGGACCGGCCGGAGTACGCCCTGGACCGGTACACCCCGGTCGAGCCGGCCGCACTGGCGCCGGACACGGTGCGGGCGGTCGGCGCGGCGCTCGCCGGAGCCGAGCGCCCGGTGATCGTCACCTCCTATCTGGGGCGGGACCGGGAGGCGGTGCCCGCGCTGGTCGACCTCGCCGAGCGGCTGGCCGCCCCGGTGATCGAATCGGTGCCGATGTGGCTGAACTTTCCCGCGGACCATCCGCTGCACGGCGGCCACCAGTGGAACATCCCGGAGCGCAACCCGCTGCTGGCCGCCGCGGATGTAGTGCTCGTGCTGGGCAGTGACGTCCCGTGGATCCCGGTCCGGAACCGGCCCGCCGCGGGCGCGCGGGTGTTCGTGGTGGACATCGATCCGCTGAAGGAACAGATGCCGCTGTGGCACGTGCCCGCCGAGGTCTTCGCCCGTGCCGACCTCGGTACGGCGACCCGCCAGCTGACCGAGTTCCTGGACGAGCCCGGGCGGCTCGACGCGCACGCGGTGCGGGAGCGGCTGGCCGCCGCCTCGGCAGGCAGGCAGCGGCACCTGCGGGAGCTGATCGCCCGGGAGCAACCGGATCCCGAGGTGATCACCCCCGAGTACCTGCTCGGCTGCCTGCGCGAGGAACTGGCGGCCGTGGACGGCGAGACCATCGTGCTCACCGAGGCGATCACGAACTACCTTCCGGTGAGCGAGCACCTGCGGCGCGAGCGACCGGGTGGGCTGATCGGCTCCGGTGGCGGCTCGCTGGGTTGGTACGCCGGTGCCGCGATCGGGGTGAAGCTGGCGCGGCCGGACGCGCTGGTGATCTCGGTGGTGGGCGACGGCACGTACCTGTTCGGCGTACCGGCCTCCGCGCAGTGGACCGCTCGCAGGTACGGGGTGCCCAGCCTGACCGTGATCCTGGACAACGAGGGCTGGCAGGCGCCGAAGGTGTCCGCGCTCGGGGTGCATCCGGAGGGCGCGGCGGCCGCGGCGGACGACTTCGGCGTGGGGTTCGCGCCCGGGGCGGACCTGCCCGCCGTCGCGGCGGCCGCGGGGGGAGCGCTGGCGCGTACCGTGGACGACCCCGCGGACCTGCCCGCGGCGCTGGAGGAGGTGGTGGAGACCGTCCGATCCGGGCGTTCCGCTGTGCTCGCCGCTCGGCTGGCCCCGGTCGAGGACCCCGCCCGCAGGGCAGGCCGGGACACCGGTCCCGCGGCACCCTAG
- a CDS encoding IclR family transcriptional regulator: MPDDLVPKAVLPRALRLLDAFGPADTELSLAELAERSGLPKPTALRMLGELVSWGALDRVDSGYQLGMKLFRLGQQVSRTRTLCDTGRPYLTDLYEATHENVHLAISDDLSTLFVDKVSGRSSVRIISRVGGRLPAYCTATGKVFLANSGRERFVRTVECGLTRYTPRTIVLPGLLRRELDRTGERGYGVNYEEAEVGVSAVAAPVYGPDGAVVAAISITGRASAVTAERLAPAVLTAARGFSRVLAGG, encoded by the coding sequence ATGCCGGATGACCTCGTGCCCAAGGCGGTGCTACCGCGAGCGCTGCGGTTGCTCGACGCCTTCGGCCCCGCAGACACCGAGCTGAGCCTTGCCGAGCTGGCGGAGCGCAGCGGGCTGCCCAAGCCCACCGCGCTGCGCATGCTGGGTGAGCTGGTGTCCTGGGGCGCGCTGGATCGGGTGGATTCCGGCTACCAGCTGGGGATGAAACTGTTCCGGCTGGGGCAGCAGGTCTCCCGCACCCGAACGCTGTGCGACACCGGGCGGCCGTACCTCACCGACCTCTACGAGGCGACTCACGAGAACGTGCATCTGGCGATCAGTGACGACCTGAGCACGCTGTTCGTGGACAAGGTCTCCGGCCGGTCGTCGGTACGGATCATCTCCAGGGTGGGCGGCCGGCTGCCCGCGTACTGCACCGCTACCGGCAAGGTGTTCCTGGCGAACTCCGGGCGCGAGCGGTTCGTGCGGACCGTCGAGTGTGGCCTGACCCGGTACACCCCGCGCACCATCGTGCTGCCCGGCCTGCTGCGCAGGGAGCTGGACCGCACCGGGGAACGCGGCTACGGGGTGAACTACGAGGAGGCCGAGGTCGGTGTGTCCGCGGTGGCGGCCCCGGTGTACGGACCGGACGGTGCGGTGGTCGCGGCGATTTCGATCACCGGCAGGGCGAGCGCGGTGACCGCCGAGCGGCTGGCTCCGGCCGTGCTCACCGCGGCGCGCGGCTTTTCCCGGGTGCTCGCGGGCGGCTGA
- a CDS encoding solute symporter family protein, whose translation MNTTAVLIVVALIAVTLVLTSYASRRNNNADDHYVASSRIGGWQNGLALAGDQLSAAALLGITGAVALGGFDGFYLAVGVPAAYLLMLLVIAEPLRNLGRYTLADAVAARFDGRGLRGVMALSTLVISIIYMVIQFIGAGLLAQLLLGVSFPVAVLVIGTLMTVYTFLGGMVGTTYIQVFKAVLLIGTVFALLVLVTVETGGNPLGSMQEAASRFGAEVIAPRHGDLTGSLDTISLLLGMVLGMMGLPHVMVRFLTVRNGRAARQSIQVAMWIYAFFFCVLPIFGYAALNLVGRDAIRADNEAGNLAAPRLAETLGGNLLFAIVAGVVMTTILAVLAGLSIASSGAVAHDLYTTVLRRGAVSRGRQLLVGRVAGAAIAVIAMLVAFAAKTLNVAFLGNVAFSVAASTTMPVLLLTMYWRRFNRRGAVAGLVGGLVSAVGLVLLGPDVLGAEAVFPLTIPALVSVPFGFLCAWLGSLAGRGDPAAAGTDYDQIARRAFAARRES comes from the coding sequence ATGAATACCACCGCAGTCCTGATCGTCGTGGCGCTGATCGCGGTCACCCTCGTGCTCACCAGCTACGCGTCCCGGCGCAACAACAATGCCGATGACCACTATGTGGCCTCCTCCCGCATCGGCGGCTGGCAGAACGGGCTCGCCCTTGCCGGCGACCAACTGTCGGCCGCGGCACTGCTCGGCATCACCGGCGCGGTGGCACTGGGCGGGTTCGACGGCTTCTACCTCGCCGTCGGGGTGCCCGCGGCCTACCTGCTGATGCTGCTGGTGATCGCCGAGCCGTTGCGCAACCTCGGCCGCTACACCCTGGCCGACGCGGTGGCCGCCCGGTTCGACGGCCGCGGGCTACGTGGCGTGATGGCATTGTCCACTCTGGTCATCAGCATCATCTACATGGTGATCCAGTTCATCGGGGCGGGCTTGCTCGCGCAGCTGCTGCTCGGGGTGAGTTTCCCGGTTGCGGTGCTGGTGATCGGCACGCTGATGACCGTCTACACCTTCCTCGGCGGCATGGTCGGCACCACCTACATCCAGGTGTTCAAGGCGGTGCTGCTGATCGGGACCGTGTTCGCCCTGCTGGTGCTGGTGACGGTCGAGACCGGTGGTAACCCGCTCGGCTCGATGCAGGAGGCCGCGAGCCGGTTCGGCGCCGAGGTGATCGCGCCGCGGCACGGGGACCTCACCGGCTCGCTGGACACGATCTCGCTGCTGCTGGGCATGGTGCTCGGCATGATGGGGCTGCCGCACGTCATGGTGCGGTTCCTGACCGTACGCAACGGGCGTGCGGCGCGGCAGTCCATCCAGGTCGCGATGTGGATCTACGCGTTCTTCTTCTGCGTCCTGCCGATCTTCGGCTACGCCGCGCTGAACCTGGTCGGCAGGGACGCGATCCGCGCGGACAACGAGGCGGGCAACCTGGCCGCGCCGCGGCTGGCCGAGACCCTCGGCGGGAACCTGCTGTTCGCGATCGTCGCGGGCGTGGTGATGACCACCATTCTCGCGGTGCTGGCCGGCCTTTCCATCGCGTCCTCCGGTGCGGTGGCGCACGACCTGTACACCACCGTGCTCAGGCGCGGCGCGGTGTCGCGCGGAAGGCAGTTGCTGGTCGGCAGGGTCGCGGGCGCGGCGATCGCGGTGATCGCGATGCTGGTGGCCTTCGCAGCCAAGACCCTCAACGTGGCTTTCCTCGGCAACGTCGCGTTCTCCGTCGCGGCGAGTACCACCATGCCGGTGTTGTTGCTGACGATGTACTGGCGCCGGTTCAACCGCCGTGGCGCGGTGGCGGGCCTGGTCGGCGGGCTGGTCTCCGCGGTGGGCCTGGTGCTGCTCGGTCCGGATGTGCTCGGCGCCGAGGCGGTGTTCCCGCTGACCATTCCCGCGCTGGTGTCGGTGCCCTTCGGGTTCCTCTGCGCGTGGCTCGGCAGCCTCGCCGGCCGGGGCGACCCGGCGGCCGCGGGTACCGACTACGACCAGATCGCCCGGCGGGCGTTCGCCGCTCGCCGGGAGTCCTGA
- a CDS encoding DUF485 domain-containing protein, whose protein sequence is MTGKAPDEGGVDTEDIGQAAAAIRRRKRVALTAAAITLVGFMAFPVITSFTTLLDGVVNGIGVGYLVGFAVMVLPVLGAVAFCLWANRVERGGGDR, encoded by the coding sequence GTGACCGGAAAGGCCCCCGACGAGGGCGGCGTGGACACCGAGGACATCGGACAGGCCGCGGCGGCGATCCGCCGCAGGAAACGGGTCGCGCTGACCGCGGCGGCGATCACCCTCGTCGGGTTCATGGCGTTCCCGGTGATCACCTCGTTCACCACGCTGCTCGACGGGGTGGTGAACGGGATCGGTGTCGGCTACCTGGTCGGCTTCGCGGTGATGGTCCTTCCGGTACTGGGCGCGGTCGCCTTCTGCCTGTGGGCCAACCGCGTCGAGCGCGGGGGAGGGGACCGATGA
- a CDS encoding 4-hydroxybenzoate 3-monooxygenase, translating into MRTQVGIIGAGPAGLLLSHLLHLRGIDSVVLEARSRDYVERRVRAGVLEHPTAELLREVGLGARMDLEGMVHHGISLRFDGADHRIGFDELLGRSITVYGQQEVVKDLIAARLEAGGELLFEVSEVAVHGLTSDRPAITFTDAEGRPRELACAVIAGCDGFHGVSRQAIPETALTVHEHEYPFAWLGILAEAPPVREELIYTHHERGFALYSMRSPELTRLYLQVDPDEEIESWPDDRIWTELHARLALGGESGLHEGPLREKGISTMRSFVASPLRYGRLFLAGDAAHIVPPTGAKGMNLAVGDVHLLARALERLLLHNESDLVESYSDTALRRVWRAEHFSWFMTSMLHRFPGNDPFQRQLQLAQLRYTAESTAAATSLAENYVGLPFS; encoded by the coding sequence ATGCGTACGCAGGTGGGAATCATCGGGGCGGGACCGGCGGGGCTGTTGCTGTCGCACCTGCTACACCTGCGTGGGATCGACTCGGTCGTGCTGGAGGCGCGGAGCAGGGACTACGTGGAGCGCAGGGTCCGGGCAGGCGTGCTGGAGCATCCGACCGCCGAACTGCTGCGTGAGGTCGGCCTCGGCGCCCGGATGGACCTCGAGGGCATGGTGCACCACGGCATCTCGCTGCGCTTCGACGGCGCCGACCACCGGATCGGCTTCGACGAGCTGCTCGGCAGGTCGATCACCGTGTACGGCCAGCAGGAGGTGGTCAAGGACCTGATCGCGGCCCGGCTGGAGGCCGGAGGGGAGCTGCTGTTCGAGGTGTCCGAGGTGGCGGTACACGGGCTCACCTCGGACCGCCCGGCGATCACCTTCACCGACGCCGAGGGCAGGCCGCGGGAGCTGGCCTGCGCGGTGATCGCGGGGTGCGACGGCTTCCACGGGGTCAGCAGGCAGGCCATCCCGGAGACCGCGCTGACCGTTCACGAGCACGAGTACCCCTTCGCCTGGCTCGGCATCCTGGCCGAGGCGCCGCCGGTGCGCGAGGAGCTGATCTACACCCACCACGAGCGCGGTTTCGCGCTCTACTCGATGCGGTCGCCGGAGCTGACCCGGCTCTACCTGCAAGTGGATCCGGACGAGGAGATCGAGTCCTGGCCGGACGATCGGATCTGGACCGAACTGCACGCCAGGCTCGCGCTCGGCGGGGAGTCCGGGCTGCACGAGGGTCCCCTGCGGGAGAAGGGCATCAGCACCATGCGCAGCTTCGTGGCCTCCCCGCTGCGTTACGGGCGCCTTTTCCTGGCCGGGGACGCGGCGCATATCGTCCCGCCGACCGGGGCCAAAGGGATGAACCTCGCCGTCGGTGACGTCCACCTGCTGGCCCGTGCCCTGGAGAGGTTGCTGCTGCACAACGAGAGCGATCTCGTGGAGTCCTATTCGGACACAGCGCTGCGTCGGGTGTGGCGGGCCGAGCACTTCTCCTGGTTCATGACCTCGATGCTGCACCGCTTCCCGGGGAACGACCCGTTCCAGCGGCAGTTGCAGCTGGCGCAGTTGCGCTACACCGCCGAGTCGACGGCCGCGGCCACCAGCCTCGCCGAGAACTACGTCGGCCTCCCCTTCTCCTGA
- a CDS encoding IclR family transcriptional regulator, protein MAGNSTRPGQPVTARALALLSAFDVAHPRLTLSEMAQRAGLPLATAHRLAAELAAWRALDRDDEGGYRIGLRLWEVGLLAPVSSRLRETALPFLQELYESSRENVHLAVRDGFDALYVEKLSGHRSVPIVSRIGTRLPLHPTGVGKALLAHADPALVRAYCERPLPRFTRYTIAERGRLLRELELTRERGHAQTNEEMSLGSCSVAVPILQADGTPVAALGLVVHSTRAELPKLVPPLRAAATGIARRLAETGGDAFRPVERQT, encoded by the coding sequence ATGGCAGGAAACAGCACCCGCCCCGGCCAGCCGGTGACCGCACGGGCGCTCGCCCTGCTCAGTGCCTTCGACGTGGCCCACCCGCGGCTGACCCTGTCCGAGATGGCGCAGCGGGCGGGCCTCCCGCTGGCCACCGCGCACCGGCTGGCCGCCGAGCTGGCGGCGTGGCGCGCGCTGGACCGCGACGACGAGGGTGGCTACCGGATCGGTCTGCGGCTGTGGGAGGTCGGGCTGCTGGCCCCGGTGTCCAGCAGGCTGCGCGAGACCGCCCTGCCGTTCCTGCAGGAGTTGTACGAGTCCAGCAGGGAGAACGTGCACCTCGCCGTCCGGGACGGCTTCGACGCGCTGTACGTGGAGAAGCTCTCCGGGCACCGCTCGGTGCCGATCGTCTCGCGGATCGGCACCCGGCTTCCGCTGCATCCCACCGGGGTGGGCAAGGCTCTGCTGGCGCACGCCGACCCCGCGCTGGTGCGGGCCTACTGCGAGCGCCCGTTGCCCCGGTTCACCCGGTACACCATCGCCGAGCGCGGCCGGCTGCTGCGCGAGCTCGAGCTGACCAGGGAACGCGGGCACGCGCAGACCAACGAGGAGATGTCGCTGGGCTCCTGCTCGGTCGCCGTGCCGATCCTGCAGGCGGACGGCACCCCGGTGGCGGCGCTCGGCCTCGTGGTCCATTCCACCCGCGCCGAGCTGCCGAAACTCGTTCCGCCGCTGCGTGCCGCCGCCACCGGGATCGCCCGCAGGCTGGCCGAGACGGGCGGGGATGCCTTTCGGCCAGTGGAACGCCAGACGTGA
- a CDS encoding benzaldehyde dehydrogenase: protein MTLLDTTIWTGRIAGEGWRTGSGGDRAVIEPATGTELGRLGMAGAEDVAHAAEAATGAQRDWAARPYHERAEVLRRAGELWQRHATEVQDWLIAEAGSVRAKATVETDMAAQECFEAAALTSAPRGELLPSAADRLSMARRVPVGVVGVIAPFNFPLILAIRSVAPALALGNAVILKPDPRTGVSGGVTLARIFEEAGLPEGLLHMLPGEVEAGEALVTDPLVPVISFTGSTGAGRRVGELAARHLKRTHLELGGNSAMVVLDDVDLDAAVGLGAWGSFLHSGQICMATGRHLVHESLHRDYVELLAAKADALRVGNPAAEDVALGPIIDTGQRDKVHSIVQSTVDSGAMLAAGGSYQDLFYRPTVLSGVDIEMPAYAQEVFGPVAPVLPFRTPEEAAALAADSEYGLSLGIVTRDVTRGLALAERIPTGIVHINDQTVNDEAVAPFGGTGASGTGSRFGGPNANIEAFTDTRWITVRGEPARYPF from the coding sequence ATGACGCTGCTGGACACCACCATCTGGACAGGCAGGATCGCCGGCGAGGGCTGGCGGACCGGCAGCGGTGGAGACCGCGCCGTCATCGAACCGGCGACCGGCACCGAGCTCGGCCGGCTGGGCATGGCCGGGGCCGAGGATGTCGCGCACGCCGCGGAAGCGGCCACCGGCGCGCAGCGGGACTGGGCCGCCCGCCCCTACCACGAGCGGGCCGAGGTGCTGCGCCGCGCGGGTGAGCTGTGGCAGCGGCACGCCACCGAGGTGCAGGACTGGCTGATCGCCGAGGCCGGTTCGGTCCGGGCCAAGGCGACCGTGGAAACCGATATGGCGGCGCAGGAGTGCTTCGAGGCGGCCGCGCTCACCTCCGCGCCACGCGGTGAGCTGCTGCCCTCGGCCGCGGACCGGCTGTCCATGGCCCGCCGGGTTCCGGTGGGCGTGGTCGGGGTGATCGCGCCGTTCAACTTCCCGCTCATCCTCGCCATCCGCTCGGTGGCGCCCGCGCTGGCGCTCGGCAACGCGGTGATCCTGAAACCGGATCCGCGCACCGGAGTCAGCGGCGGTGTGACGCTGGCGCGGATCTTCGAGGAGGCCGGGCTGCCGGAGGGCCTGCTGCACATGCTGCCCGGCGAGGTGGAGGCGGGCGAGGCGCTGGTGACCGACCCGCTGGTGCCGGTGATCTCGTTCACCGGCTCCACCGGCGCGGGACGCAGGGTCGGCGAGCTGGCCGCGCGCCACCTCAAACGCACCCACCTCGAACTCGGCGGGAACTCGGCGATGGTCGTGCTGGACGATGTCGACCTGGACGCCGCCGTCGGCCTCGGCGCCTGGGGCTCGTTCCTGCATTCCGGGCAGATCTGCATGGCCACCGGTCGACATCTGGTGCACGAGAGCCTGCACCGGGACTACGTGGAACTGCTGGCGGCCAAGGCCGACGCGCTGCGGGTGGGTAACCCCGCCGCGGAGGACGTCGCGCTCGGCCCGATCATCGACACGGGCCAGCGGGACAAGGTCCACTCCATCGTTCAGTCGACGGTGGACTCCGGAGCCATGCTGGCCGCGGGCGGCAGCTACCAGGACCTGTTCTACCGGCCGACGGTGCTGTCCGGAGTGGACATCGAGATGCCCGCCTACGCGCAGGAGGTGTTCGGGCCGGTCGCGCCGGTGCTGCCGTTCCGCACGCCGGAGGAGGCGGCCGCGCTGGCCGCGGACAGCGAGTACGGGCTCAGCCTCGGCATCGTGACCAGGGACGTCACCAGGGGGCTCGCGCTGGCCGAGCGGATCCCGACGGGCATCGTGCACATCAACGACCAGACGGTGAACGACGAGGCGGTGGCCCCCTTCGGCGGCACCGGCGCCTCCGGCACCGGCAGCCGGTTCGGCGGACCGAACGCCAACATCGAGGCGTTCACCGACACCCGGTGGATCACCGTGCGGGGCGAGCCCGCGCGGTACCCGTTCTAG
- a CDS encoding GlxA family transcriptional regulator produces the protein MDAAPRRMVIIGYDQAELLDIACPASVLDAANRHGARPAYQVEFASLGGRPVTSACGIALGVQAKLEGIRGALDTVLVVGGWGHEAVAADERLVAQVRRLAGLSRRTASVCTGATVLAESGLLDGRRATTHWWWARELGRRYPAVTVDPAPIYLKDGEVYTAAGVTSGLDLALAFVEEDHGPDLARQVARSLVTYLHRPGNQAQVSMFLAGPPPEHGLVRSLTSHIAANVDTDLSAGALARKAGVSARQLTRLFDLHLGASPARYVRTVRVEAAAHLLASTRLPLTAVARRCGFNSTETLRRAFMDHYGSTPSVYRGLVSDRGNGQPTDADGQLGRAESKLTRASGKHAYVSGKHDS, from the coding sequence ATGGACGCCGCTCCCCGCCGGATGGTGATCATCGGCTACGACCAGGCGGAACTGCTGGACATCGCCTGCCCCGCCAGCGTGCTGGACGCGGCCAACCGGCACGGCGCGCGGCCCGCCTACCAGGTGGAGTTCGCCAGCCTCGGCGGGCGGCCGGTGACCTCGGCCTGCGGTATCGCGCTCGGGGTACAGGCGAAACTGGAGGGCATCCGGGGCGCGCTGGACACGGTGCTGGTCGTGGGCGGCTGGGGACACGAGGCGGTCGCCGCGGACGAGCGGCTGGTGGCCCAGGTCCGGCGGCTCGCCGGGCTGAGCAGGCGCACCGCCTCGGTGTGCACCGGGGCCACCGTGCTGGCCGAGTCGGGGCTGCTGGACGGGCGGCGGGCCACCACTCACTGGTGGTGGGCACGCGAGCTGGGACGGCGGTACCCCGCCGTGACGGTGGACCCGGCACCGATCTACCTCAAGGACGGCGAGGTCTACACCGCGGCGGGGGTGACCAGCGGGCTGGATCTCGCGCTGGCCTTCGTCGAGGAGGACCACGGTCCGGACCTGGCGCGGCAGGTCGCCCGGTCGCTGGTCACCTACCTGCACCGGCCGGGCAACCAGGCCCAGGTCAGCATGTTCCTCGCCGGACCACCGCCCGAGCACGGGCTGGTGCGCTCGCTGACCAGCCATATCGCGGCCAATGTGGACACCGACCTGAGCGCGGGGGCGCTGGCGCGCAAGGCCGGGGTGAGCGCGCGACAGCTGACCCGGCTGTTCGACCTGCACCTCGGGGCCAGCCCGGCCCGTTACGTGCGCACGGTGCGCGTCGAGGCGGCCGCCCACCTGCTCGCCTCCACCCGGCTCCCGCTCACCGCGGTGGCCCGCAGGTGCGGGTTCAACTCCACCGAGACCCTGCGCCGGGCCTTCATGGACCACTACGGCAGCACCCCCTCGGTCTACCGTGGCCTGGTGAGCGACCGCGGGAACGGCCAACCCACCGACGCGGATGGCCAACTCGGGCGCGCAGAGAGCAAACTCACGCGCGCGAGCGGCAAACACGCTTACGTGAGCGGCAAACACGACTCCTAG